The Gossypium hirsutum isolate 1008001.06 chromosome D02, Gossypium_hirsutum_v2.1, whole genome shotgun sequence region TTTGAAGCTGAGCTATGAAAGGCCTTTGAGGGCATTAAGCTAGCATGGGAGAAGGGTGTTAAGAAGGTTGTCCTTGAGATGGATTGCATAGAGGTAGTTAATTTCCTGAATAGTCAAACTCTAGATCAAAGTTTACTAGGGAAAAGAGTAAAGGAATATTTACAACGAATGGAGGACTTTTTGTGAATCATGTCTTGAGGCAAAAGAACTGGGTGAGAGATGGTATGGCGAGTTTGGCTATGAGAATGAGTGATGTATGTAAGGTTTTTGAGGATTCTTGTTGGGTGGTACATGACATTGTGATGATTGAGGTTCCTAGCTCAATATCTGTTGATAGGTTTTTGTTTTATTGTGATCTTTccttttgataatatatatatttccattAGGTTTTTAAGCAGGATTCATATTGTCTCCAAGCAGGTTTACTATTCATAGTAAGAGAAGCAATGATGAAGGCAAAGAAGGTTGATTTAATAGTTGGTATCTATGCGGTTAACACTAAAGCTATATGCAGGATTTTTGAAGAGAATATAGGAAGTGTTGATTAGCATCTTCAACCAATGGCAGAGGATATAAAAGTTTTGAACAACGCTCTACCACTGTGCCTCTCTACTACTCATTATTAACGTCTAAACATAAGATACGGTTTACTCCTAATCAAACTGCCTAAAACTTGTATTCTACTAAAATTAACATTCACAACGGAAATAGAAAGAATAAAACATTATTCGCTATAGTTTAACTATAAGTAGTAAATGAAATGTAATGggattaaaaataacatattggataaattattcaacataattttagaggaaaaagcaaaattaagtaaatatgcaTAAGATAATAAGAAATACATTATAATTAACTGTTAGAAATGTGCTCATTCTTTTGCATCTTCAATTCCCAAGTCAAATATATTTTATGGAATTTTTTAAGGTAAAAATAGTGAATTCataaatcataaatcataaatttcaaatttagatttGGTTGACTCGGAAATTGGAATAAGATTGATTGGGTGGTTGAACAAGTTGAatcaatatttttgtttttatgatttttttatgatttatttaatagAACCAGACAAATCAGTCGAATTAATTGTATCAGTCAAATAGATAAAATTGGTTGGACTAGCAAACCGGTGGCCTAATTATGGAATTTTTATTTAAAGTCAAgggtttataaattaaaattgtgaaaattatggtataaatgaatttgttttgaatatttatattgtattgaattaaatgcatgaaaatttgtCACCGTTTTAGAACCGGATTGGACCAATCGGTCAAACCAATTGGATCTGAAGTTGGTCGGGGTACCAATCTAGAATAATGGGTTAGATTAGTTGACTTGTGAACTTCAATCGGTTGACCAATTCAACcgaatttatctatttttaaatattttatttttaataatttattcaatcgaACTGATTGAATTGGTTGAACCGTGAATCGATGGTCTAACCAATTTGTCTACCGGTCTAATTCTAAAAACCTTAAGCCTCGTTGATGAtatattataagtaaaattatttatttattgattggGTTTAGAAAGTAGTTTGAAGAAAAGAGAGAGGAAGTTTTAAAATGAGTTttgaaatccaaaatttaaataacatgaaattaTTGCACAATTtcaaatctaattaattaattaattattatccaAGTATTTCTCGCCATCTTGTAAAATTGGTTGAATTAGCATTAAATTTCCCTAGATTTTACTATTTCAAGTGCTTGTAAGCTGATTGACGAAATAGAGAATAGAAAGCATGAAGTAAAGATGATAACATCgtattatgaaaattttttaaaatcactaaCCAAGACAACACGTTGCATTATCCAGTTGACATTAACTTTAAATGCGAATATATATGCTAAGATACTAATTTGTCATAGTTCAGAAATGGACAAGAAAGAAAGATTAGAGGACAAAGAGGGGGAAGTATTGTCCTTTTCCTATGATCCATGTCCCTATCCAAGATATGGTTTGCCTAATTCTCAGGATGGCCTGGAAAAACACCTTCACTTAATGATCTTAAAGGGAAACTCATTACCCAAAACCAACCTCAATAATTGCAGTCACTGTTTTTGCATGTATCACATTTTTGGTGGGTAGCTATCAGAGATGGGTGATAGAGATGGTGCTTTTTgggactttttttttttatggaCAATGAAGCTGACTTTCATCCAAACTATATATCTGTTTTGTATCTGGTTAAGCATAGGTTACCAAATTTACTAGCCCTGCCTAGCTTTTATGTTAGGTGGGTCTTATACCTTACTCCGACTGGGATATGTGGTAACACAAGAATCAACTGGAGAGACTCGCAAACAATTATCCGCCTTACACCATTTGGATAGTCACTCATCAACTATGCACATGCCTCGTACATTACGAGAGGAAGTGTCCGTCCTTAATAACCCGGTTGGATCTTTTGGTAAGTCATCCTTCTCCTCTTTATTCTCCTACGTTTTTGGCTCTCTATCTTGGGTGAACCTACTTTCCTCAACATCACTCCTCTCTACTTTTTCCACTCTCATTAATACCGCAATTTGATTAGCGATGGAAAGAGAGTAATATTCGAATAATTGTAAATATTTGATTGGGTTGTTTGGACATTAATGCTCAAATAGTGCTTTTATAATGGGTTGGCTGGATGTGCACAAATGGGCTACAGAAATCCGACCCATCAAGTAGTGCTTTTATAATGGGTTGGCTGGATGTGCACAAATGGGCTACAAAGGTACTCGCCTGATTAATGGAAAATACAGAGACACTCTGTCCATCCAAGGACCACTGCTATTTTTAACacttctttttcttgttttatcTTTTTCTGGTTAAAATGAAGATCCCAAGGTTaattttgtttcttgttttcaagttttaaacctatacaagccttttttttttttaatcattctGCCAAAAGATGGGGACTAGTCTTTCTGACTGTTGAAATTTAAACAAGCTAATTTATTTGTGGCTGAGCATACAAAATTTTCAAGTCCTCAAGGGGGAAATAAACTATGGTCGGCACAACATTCTTTCAAGGGTATTACTAGTTTTAAACCCTACACTCTCAAGTGGATAAACCTGAAAAACATAGTTTCTATGCTAATAGAACCAGATTCTACATTGTCTACGCATAGTGTCAGCAAAATAAACTGGAGAAAACCTGCAATTTCATATATACCAATGACatcgaaattttaatttattttaatgttctcAGGTTGTTTCCCACTGCATTGAcagaaagaaattaaaaaaaaaaagagagtagacTCGGAGAATAAAAAACAAGAGTAAAAAGGAAGGAACAAAATCCCTTTGAGATCTAAGgcctttttgttttgtttttcttcttctacaACATTCCTCCCATTTCTCTCTCCAGAACAGCTGCATTAGTAGAGACAAAAGCTGTTACCATTTACCCTTTTGTCATTCCTTGCTTCTTCCCTGGAAACCACCAAATTCTTTTTATCAAACTACAGCTTATctaaccatcaaatttctcttttttatttttaagaatgtCGAGGAGAAAGTTGAAATCGATGACTAACCTGCAGGTTTTTCGAACCTGCTTTTCCAGTTTTTAGGAAACCAAGTTTTTTCTGGAATGATGATGATTTGCCCTGAAAGTATCTCACAGGTGGCATGgttaagtttatatataataataatggaaGACTAACTGCTTTAAAGAAGGATATAGTATATATTTAGTACCTTAAAATGTGTACCCGAAAAGCCTTGTGAAAAGTCCAACAACTCCATTGAAGCATCTTTGTTGATGTTCTTCTGTAAAAACACCAGAAAACATCCATTGTTACTCTTGTTTTTGTTACAAACCAACCGAACAAGAACAATTAGAATATAGTGGAACTTACCTCGGAAAAGCTTGTTACAGGAGAGCTGGCAGTGTCATCAAGATAAGAATGTTGTTGATTATTGCTACAATGTTCTTTcatcttctttttgtttttgctgGTTTTGTTAGCTGGTTCAGGATTTACAGGATGAGAACAAAAGCTTCTATTTTCATCGAGGCATTCCACATAATCTTGGCAGTAATAATGTCTTGGACCAGAAGATGCATCAGACACCATGGATAAACCCTCCTCTTCATCTTCAACCCCGAATCTAGCTCCTTTCACCCCATAAACCTCATCAAAGTTGCCGCCAAAATTTTGACACCGGGTTTGAGAGTAAGAGGATTGACCTAAGTAGAAAGTCCAACCAGATTCACAACCACTACCACATTGTGAAGCTGATAAATTCATTATAAACACTTTTTTTTCCCTCTTGGGTTTACAGTTTTGACATATAAGCAAATTCTTGAAGCTGTTACGTATATAAATAGAATACAAAGAGGGTATTGCAGGATAAGACCAAAAGAATCACACTCAAATCCTAGACTACTTTTCTCATCTCTTCAAGCCTTTCGCCATTTGTTTTTACCTTAAATGAATCAATCAAATTAGCCAGTTGGCTCtgagtgagagagagagagagagagagagagagagagaaattggTGAACAGTGCTGATAGGGAACCGATTATCAATTCATGTATATAAATGTAATAATACAGCAGCCTGTACAACAATGGTGCTGTCCTTTCAATAAAAAGTGAATGTATTTTACTGCTCATTTAATGCCCTCTATATCTTTGTCTTTTCCGACATGTCTTTcaaatgtttatatttggaacttGGAAATGATGGATGAGattgtattttttgaaattaagacATCTtaaattgagggtattttttaaaattttaaataattaattataattcgaCTTTAATTAAAGGAATTTTATCATaccatatattttataattaattaaaatgaacaAACAATTTGCAAATTATCAGATTACAAGAGtctaatgaaattaaataatgcaAGATGCccttttcattcaaaatttaacTAAAGACAATTCTTCAAATCTATGTTTAAACCAAATGTGAAACGGACATGCATGTTCCTTTGCTGAGTTGTCGTAGACTCATTATGGGGTATTAACTGAGACGTTATTGTAAACTTATAATTTCCCTGTTTTCTTTCTGGGTCATTACAACAGATTatccatctatttattttttcctGTGCCGCCGTTGGAATGCATTAAATGGTAGTGGGGTCTTGAGTGAGTGACCCCATGAATGTTGGATCGTTGCATAACATACGGCATCTAAAATATAAGTATTCCTCTTATCTCACGTTATTTTGTCaaatttctagaattttgttTATAGCCATAACAATTCATAGATTTGTAAAAGTTAATTAAAAGGATGAACTTGTGTATACaaaaattaagcccaaaaattTAATATAGTGTAAATTGATGGATTTCTCCCCTTACATATGTAATATTGTATAGTTTACTCTGTAACACTTGATCTGGTCGTCAAATTTAAAATGTGAGATATCATATTCGTTGTCGAAACAATTATGTTGGGAATAAATTCGAATTGAACAACAAATAAGAACGAATAGAGAAAATTGGACAcaaatattttcatggaaaaactcttctcaaaaggataaaaaaaacaCGGGCAAAGAAAGCTTCACTAAAACGACAAATAGCCAAAGAATAATACAAGacggaaaaaaaaacaaaacaagccCCTAAATCCCAAAAAATACAAAGCTCTTTGGCTAAAACACAAAATTCCCTTACACTCTCTTTTGTTGTGTTGTCGAATCAATCTCTCTAGGGTTGCTAAAAGccctatttataggctgaaattcATAGGCTAATatgatgaaaatatccctagagTTATTAGAGTTTGTCTAAGAAAAGATAGctgagtttaactaggagaagacaCGTACTTTAGTAGGGAACACATCGTCACGTCGTGACGTCATTTATCGACTTGTCGGGATGTCACATGTTGCGTCGTCTGTTTTTTCTCGTCGA contains the following coding sequences:
- the LOC107910319 gene encoding protein SOB FIVE-LIKE 5, whose product is MNLSASQCGSGCESGWTFYLGQSSYSQTRCQNFGGNFDEVYGVKGARFGVEDEEEGLSMVSDASSGPRHYYCQDYVECLDENRSFCSHPVNPEPANKTSKNKKKMKEHCSNNQQHSYLDDTASSPVTSFSEKNINKDASMELLDFSQGFSGTHFKGKSSSFQKKLGFLKTGKAGSKNLQGRSKE